In Acidobacteriota bacterium, the genomic stretch GGAATCCAGAAAGGCGACCGCGTTGGAATCTGGTCACAGAACAATGCCGAGTGGGCAACCCTGCAATATGCCACAGCCAAAATTGGGGCGATTCTGGTCAATATCAATCCAAGTTACCGGTTGCACGAGCTTGAATATGCTTTAAACCAATCTGGGTGCCGGGTGCTGGTGTTTGCTCCGCAGTTTAAAACTTCAAATTACACCCAAATGGTATGCGACCTGGTGCCCGAACTTCACACCTCAGAACCTGGGAAGCTGCACTCAAGCAAATTTCCGCATTTGAGTATTGTCATCAGCCTGGAACCCCAACCCGTCGCGGGTCTCTTTTCCTGGGCTGATCTTTCAACACTGGCTCAGGAGGTCAGTCTGGAGGATTTAGCCCGGTGCCAGAGCCAGCTCGAATTTGATGATCCAATCAATATTCAATACACCAGCGGCACGACTGGTTTTCCCAAAGGTGCGACCCTCAGCCACCATAATATTTTGAATAATGGCTATTTTGTGGGCGAAGGAATGAAATTCACTGAGCATGACCGGCTGGTCATTCCCGTGCCGCTCTATCATTGTTTTGGAATGGTCCTTGGCAACCTGGCTTGCCTGACCCATGGTGCTGCCGCCATTTACCCGGCTGAAGGATTTGATCCGAAAGCGGTGCTTGAAACTGTTGAAGCCGAACGAGCCACGGCTTTACATGGCGTGCCCACAATGTTCATTAGTGAATTGGAACATCCCGACTTTTCCAAATATGACCTGCGCAGCCTCCGAACCGGCCTGATGGCTGGCGCGCCTTGCCCGGTTGAACTGATGAAAAAAGTCACCACGCTTATGCATATGCACGAGTTTGAAATTGCCTATGGAATGACTGAAACCAGTCCGGTCAGTTTCCAGACTCGAACCGATACCCCGCCAGAAAAACGCATCAGCACGGTTGGGCAAATCCTGCCGCACGTTGAAGCCAAAATCATTGATCCTGAAACAGGAAAAGTTGTGCCGATTGGGTGTCCGGGTGAATTATGTACTCGTGGATACAACGTCATGCTTGGCTATTGGAATGACCCTGAAACCACTCACCTTTCCATTGATCCGGCTCGCTGGATGCACACTGGGGATTTGGCCGTGATGGATTCGGAAGGCTTTGTGAATATCGTGGGACGAATCAAAGACATGATTATTCGAGGCGGAGAAAAAATTTCACCTCGCGAGGTCGAAGAGTTTTTCCATACGCACCCGAAAATTAGAGAT encodes the following:
- a CDS encoding AMP-binding protein encodes the protein MHNPLTKSYTCGTSTKPLLGITIGDLFDQIADQFPDQEALVVRHQNRRYTYRQFQAAVNECARGLLNLGIQKGDRVGIWSQNNAEWATLQYATAKIGAILVNINPSYRLHELEYALNQSGCRVLVFAPQFKTSNYTQMVCDLVPELHTSEPGKLHSSKFPHLSIVISLEPQPVAGLFSWADLSTLAQEVSLEDLARCQSQLEFDDPINIQYTSGTTGFPKGATLSHHNILNNGYFVGEGMKFTEHDRLVIPVPLYHCFGMVLGNLACLTHGAAAIYPAEGFDPKAVLETVEAERATALHGVPTMFISELEHPDFSKYDLRSLRTGLMAGAPCPVELMKKVTTLMHMHEFEIAYGMTETSPVSFQTRTDTPPEKRISTVGQILPHVEAKIIDPETGKVVPIGCPGELCTRGYNVMLGYWNDPETTHLSIDPARWMHTGDLAVMDSEGFVNIVGRIKDMIIRGGEKISPREVEEFFHTHPKIRDVQVIGVPDQRYGEEVMAWVHLRDGETTTLEELQEFCRGQIAHQKIPRYFKFVEHFPMTVTGKIQKFQMRRQSIAELGLESVETIKTA